The bacterium genome includes a window with the following:
- a CDS encoding NADP-dependent oxidoreductase: MKAVVLKEFGGVENLADMDWPEPKAGEGQVKIRVKMVSVNPTDFKARRGGNQGAVPMVLGRDVAGIVEAVGDGVSAFAPGDEVMSYLPRFGDSGGEGYAEFVSIAQEFVQKKPPKLSFAQAAAVPLVALTAYEAVVMKANAGKGDSAFVAGAAGGVGTMGIPMLRHLGASPIITTAGSDKSAAYIRDRLGVPEENILRYAGLSLDEMAERITAMNGGRLPRLCFDFVGKDMKRLCAQVVDYWGHIVSIAPEPGDPIPEFFHSQQGPLFSKSASFHGVFLRAPVRGGGRPYWGTYQAALGVIREWLEAGHIQPPPTEDLGPLSAAGIAEAHRRLEAGHTQGKLVLSVG, translated from the coding sequence ATGAAAGCGGTGGTGCTCAAGGAATTCGGCGGGGTGGAGAATCTCGCCGACATGGATTGGCCCGAACCCAAGGCGGGCGAGGGGCAGGTCAAAATCCGCGTCAAGATGGTCTCGGTCAATCCGACCGACTTCAAGGCGCGGCGCGGCGGCAACCAGGGGGCCGTGCCGATGGTTCTCGGGCGCGACGTGGCGGGCATCGTCGAGGCGGTGGGCGATGGGGTGAGCGCCTTCGCCCCCGGAGATGAGGTGATGAGCTACCTGCCCCGCTTCGGCGACAGCGGCGGGGAGGGCTACGCCGAGTTCGTATCGATCGCCCAGGAGTTCGTCCAGAAAAAACCGCCGAAACTCTCCTTTGCGCAAGCGGCGGCGGTGCCGTTGGTCGCACTCACGGCCTACGAGGCGGTGGTCATGAAGGCAAACGCCGGGAAAGGGGATTCCGCCTTCGTCGCGGGCGCCGCCGGCGGGGTGGGGACGATGGGTATCCCGATGCTCCGCCACCTCGGCGCAAGCCCGATCATCACCACCGCGGGGAGCGATAAGAGCGCCGCCTACATCCGGGACCGGCTCGGCGTGCCGGAAGAGAACATCCTCCGCTACGCGGGTCTTTCCCTCGATGAGATGGCCGAGCGCATCACCGCCATGAACGGCGGGCGGCTTCCCCGTCTTTGCTTCGATTTCGTCGGCAAGGACATGAAGCGGCTCTGCGCCCAGGTGGTGGACTACTGGGGCCACATCGTTTCCATCGCCCCCGAGCCGGGCGATCCGATCCCCGAGTTTTTTCACTCCCAGCAGGGGCCGCTCTTCTCGAAATCGGCCTCGTTTCACGGCGTCTTTCTGCGCGCCCCCGTCCGGGGCGGGGGGAGGCCCTACTGGGGGACCTATCAGGCGGCCCTCGGGGTCATCCGCGAGTGGCTCGAGGCGGGCCACATTCAACCCCCCCCGACGGAGGATCTGGGCCCGCTCTCCGCCGCCGGGATCGCCGAGGCACACCGCCGCCTGGAGGCGGGCCACACCCAGGGCAAGCTTGTCCTCTCGGTGGGGTGA
- a CDS encoding MBL fold metallo-hydrolase, which produces MKRAGLLGLAAAALAAGCGRMGLGIKAPAPPPPEDQGLISSDPKSLYWAHGGPGKWFNPWWPNPGTRANLLKWKFLYRNDYAPGRWLPSKVARVENAGDYLGQTESSASITWVGHCTFVVKDGPATLVTDPHFGPRALVYARHHPPGVPLGKVPGDAVAILSHNHYDHMDAWTIENINRDVKWLVPKGLGTFIRERGGDAKELDWWESAEAGGWRLTCLPAQHWSNRIGMERDATLWCSWMAERAGRRYYFGGDSGYFQGYKEFARKFGPIEAAMLPIGAYEPRWMMRYPHLHPEEAYRAFRDLGAKYLVPMHWGTFDLTDEPIDLPPKVLREAMEKAGGDLGALRIMSVGERWHLPG; this is translated from the coding sequence ATGAAGCGCGCGGGGCTCTTGGGGCTTGCGGCGGCAGCCCTCGCGGCCGGATGCGGCCGGATGGGGCTCGGCATCAAGGCGCCCGCGCCGCCGCCGCCCGAAGATCAGGGCCTCATCTCGAGCGATCCGAAGTCGCTCTACTGGGCCCACGGCGGGCCCGGCAAGTGGTTCAACCCCTGGTGGCCCAATCCGGGCACCCGGGCCAACCTCCTCAAGTGGAAGTTTCTCTACCGGAACGATTACGCGCCCGGCAGATGGCTGCCAAGCAAGGTGGCCCGCGTCGAGAACGCGGGGGATTATCTCGGCCAGACGGAAAGCTCGGCCTCGATCACCTGGGTGGGCCACTGCACCTTTGTGGTGAAGGATGGGCCCGCGACGCTCGTCACCGATCCCCACTTCGGCCCGCGCGCACTCGTTTATGCGCGCCACCACCCCCCCGGCGTCCCGCTCGGGAAGGTGCCGGGCGATGCGGTCGCGATCCTTTCCCACAACCATTATGACCACATGGACGCCTGGACGATTGAGAACATCAACCGGGATGTGAAATGGCTGGTGCCGAAGGGGCTGGGGACCTTCATCCGCGAGCGCGGCGGAGACGCGAAAGAACTCGACTGGTGGGAGAGCGCCGAGGCGGGGGGCTGGCGGCTCACCTGCCTGCCGGCGCAGCACTGGTCGAACCGCATCGGGATGGAGCGCGATGCCACGCTGTGGTGTTCCTGGATGGCCGAGCGCGCGGGAAGGCGCTACTACTTCGGCGGGGACAGCGGTTATTTCCAAGGCTATAAAGAGTTCGCCCGGAAGTTCGGCCCCATCGAGGCGGCCATGCTTCCCATCGGGGCCTATGAGCCCCGGTGGATGATGCGCTACCCGCATCTTCATCCGGAGGAGGCGTACCGGGCCTTCCGCGATCTGGGGGCAAAATACCTGGTGCCCATGCACTGGGGCACCTTCGATCTCACCGATGAGCCCATCGATCTGCCGCCGAAGGTTCTCCGGGAGGCGATGGAGAAGGCGGGCGGCGACCTCGGCGCCCTGCGCATCATGTCGGTGGGGGAGCGGTGGCACCTGCCGGGATAA
- a CDS encoding 4-oxalocrotonate tautomerase family protein → MPLVRVSSFGIPPETKKKIAKEMHDVIMSNTNAPEEAVWVIFDDVPPENWMIKDSMLSEKHPREIFQG, encoded by the coding sequence ATGCCCCTCGTTCGCGTATCGTCTTTCGGCATCCCGCCGGAGACGAAAAAGAAAATCGCCAAGGAAATGCACGATGTCATCATGAGCAACACGAACGCTCCCGAGGAGGCCGTCTGGGTGATATTCGACGACGTGCCGCCCGAGAACTGGATGATCAAAGATTCGATGCTGAGCGAGAAGCACCCCCGCGAGATTTTCCAGGGCTGA